Proteins from a single region of Weeksella virosa DSM 16922:
- the argS gene encoding arginine--tRNA ligase: MTNNKQHLNLLLQKAIEEVYQLQFPSLEIQFTRKEFEGDYTLVVFPLIKTLKKKPEQIGQEIGEHLLAQKKIASYNVVKGFLNIELLPSTIVSYLSENAQNVSYGLQFPTEKSKTVMVEYSSPNTNKPLHLGHVRNNLLGYSVAEIIAASGANIVKTQIINDRGIHICKSMLAWEKFGNGETPESSKIKGDHLVGKYYVEFDKHYRDEIKELVANGMEEEEAKKKAPIFIEAQEMLRKWEANDPEVRALWEKMNNWVYDGFAKTYQRLGVDFDEYLYESDTYILGKDLVEEGLRNGVFYRKQDGSVWIDLTEDGLDEKLVLRADGTSVYITQDLGTAVERFKHRELDDLIYVVGNEQDYHFKVLFLILQKLGYSWAETLQHLSYGMVDLPEGKMKSREGTVVDADDLMQEIYETAKEIAQELGKLEGYTDAEKESLYEIIAMGALKYFILKVDPKKRILFDPKESVDFNGNTGPFVQYAYARIQSLLRKESPKDMDWSTIKLQGIEKELIRLLSDFGETIQKAAEELSPAIIANYTYDLVKLYNSFYQNTPILKTENETEKHFRLMLSLWVGNTIASGLKLLGIQVPERM, translated from the coding sequence ATGACAAATAATAAACAACACCTAAACCTTCTCTTGCAAAAAGCAATCGAAGAGGTTTATCAATTACAGTTTCCATCGCTAGAAATTCAGTTTACTCGCAAAGAATTCGAAGGAGATTATACCTTGGTTGTTTTTCCATTAATCAAAACCCTTAAGAAAAAACCAGAACAAATAGGACAAGAAATAGGAGAACATCTTTTGGCACAAAAGAAAATTGCGTCGTACAATGTAGTGAAGGGCTTTCTTAACATAGAGTTGCTACCTTCTACTATTGTAAGCTACTTATCCGAAAATGCCCAAAATGTAAGTTACGGTCTACAATTTCCTACCGAAAAATCGAAAACCGTTATGGTAGAATATTCTTCACCCAATACGAATAAACCTTTGCATCTTGGTCATGTGCGTAACAATCTTTTAGGATATTCGGTTGCAGAAATTATTGCAGCAAGTGGAGCAAATATCGTTAAGACCCAAATCATAAACGATCGTGGAATACACATTTGCAAGTCGATGTTGGCTTGGGAAAAATTCGGTAACGGAGAAACCCCCGAATCGTCGAAAATTAAAGGAGATCATTTAGTAGGAAAATATTACGTAGAATTTGATAAACATTACCGCGACGAAATCAAAGAATTGGTTGCAAACGGTATGGAAGAAGAAGAAGCCAAGAAAAAAGCTCCGATTTTTATAGAAGCACAAGAAATGTTGAGAAAATGGGAGGCAAATGATCCCGAAGTTCGTGCATTGTGGGAGAAAATGAATAATTGGGTGTACGATGGTTTTGCAAAAACTTACCAACGTTTAGGTGTTGATTTTGATGAGTACCTTTACGAGAGTGATACTTATATTTTGGGAAAAGATTTGGTGGAGGAAGGATTGAGAAATGGGGTTTTTTATCGGAAACAAGATGGCTCTGTTTGGATAGATCTAACAGAGGATGGTTTGGACGAAAAGTTGGTTTTGCGTGCAGACGGAACCTCTGTGTATATAACGCAAGATTTAGGAACGGCCGTAGAACGCTTTAAACATAGAGAATTAGACGATTTAATTTATGTGGTAGGAAATGAGCAAGATTATCATTTCAAAGTTTTGTTTCTTATACTCCAGAAATTGGGATATTCTTGGGCAGAAACATTACAGCATCTCTCGTACGGGATGGTAGATCTACCAGAAGGAAAAATGAAATCTCGTGAAGGAACTGTGGTCGATGCCGATGATTTGATGCAAGAAATCTATGAAACAGCAAAAGAAATTGCACAAGAATTAGGGAAACTAGAAGGGTATACAGATGCCGAAAAAGAATCTTTATACGAAATAATTGCAATGGGTGCTCTGAAATATTTTATTTTGAAAGTAGACCCGAAAAAAAGAATTTTATTCGATCCGAAAGAAAGTGTAGATTTTAACGGAAATACTGGCCCTTTTGTGCAATATGCCTATGCGAGAATCCAATCTTTGTTGCGAAAAGAATCACCAAAAGATATGGATTGGTCTACGATAAAGTTGCAAGGAATCGAAAAAGAATTGATTCGTCTACTGAGTGATTTTGGCGAGACAATACAAAAAGCAGCCGAAGAATTGAGTCCGGCAATCATTGCTAACTATACATACGATTTGGTAAAACTCTATAATTCATTCTACCAAAATACACCTATCTTGAAAACCGAAAACGAAACCGAAAAACACTTCCGTCTAATGCTTTCCCTTTGGGTGGGAAATACGATAGCTTCTGGACTGAAGTTGTTAGGGATTCAAGTACCAGAGAGAATGTAA
- a CDS encoding polysaccharide deacetylase family protein gives MPNKTFFLSFVFILAFSSCKKEQPVNQNYHAVHETTKPSIPLRDSLVIDSIAVAKKQDSIAQQKRIQDSIDDKKFVYLTFDDGPQEGSEKINKIVSEENIKATVFLVGFNAFTPKLKSYVKDYKDNKNIELANHTYTHARNKYSQFYSNADNVLKDIERNNDSILFPNRIVRFPGRNIWRVGKRKHNDFDKASAQVADYIASKQYAIYGWDYEWERPKKGNSIDSPQSIYKGIMHRLEKNYTFEKNHLILLMHDNMFSSVENSEKLRELIRLIKGNDKLVLDVISNYPVQQSSKKLM, from the coding sequence ATGCCTAACAAAACATTCTTTCTGTCTTTTGTTTTTATTTTGGCTTTTTCTTCTTGTAAAAAAGAACAGCCAGTAAACCAAAACTATCATGCAGTGCACGAAACCACCAAGCCCTCTATTCCATTACGAGACTCCCTTGTGATAGATAGCATTGCAGTTGCAAAAAAGCAAGACTCGATAGCTCAGCAGAAAAGAATACAGGATAGTATAGACGACAAAAAATTCGTCTACCTTACATTCGACGATGGACCACAAGAAGGGAGCGAAAAAATAAACAAAATTGTCTCGGAAGAAAATATAAAAGCTACTGTTTTTTTGGTAGGTTTTAATGCTTTTACACCAAAACTAAAATCTTATGTAAAAGATTATAAAGACAACAAAAACATCGAGTTAGCCAACCATACCTATACACATGCTCGCAACAAATATTCACAATTCTACAGCAATGCAGATAATGTTTTGAAGGACATTGAGCGCAACAACGATTCGATTCTTTTTCCCAATAGAATTGTTCGTTTTCCGGGAAGAAATATTTGGCGAGTGGGTAAACGCAAACATAACGATTTCGACAAAGCTTCTGCACAAGTGGCCGATTATATAGCCAGCAAACAATATGCAATATACGGTTGGGATTATGAGTGGGAGCGTCCCAAAAAAGGAAATTCAATAGACTCACCACAAAGTATTTATAAAGGCATTATGCATCGATTAGAGAAAAATTATACATTCGAGAAAAATCACTTAATTTTATTGATGCACGATAACATGTTCTCTTCTGTAGAAAATTCAGAAAAATTACGTGAACTGATTAGGCTAATCAAAGGAAACGATAAACTTGTGTTGGATGTTATTTCTAATTATCCTGTACAACAATCCAGTAAAAAATTAATGTAA
- the mtgA gene encoding monofunctional biosynthetic peptidoglycan transglycosylase, protein MLKLVKKIILYLFIGQLFYIVVLKWINPPITLTQITEMVNQKKIKRSYVSYDKMGRNIKLAVIASEDQKFPTHNGFDFDEIQRAYEDNQSGKRFRGGSTISQQVAKNVFLWQGRTWVRKGLEVYFTFMIEKIWGKERILEMYLNTSEMGIGVFGIEAAADYYYQKSAIDLSREEAARIAAALPNPRKYNVNPPSAFINRRANQIMRQMRNIQGSAGLNEILDK, encoded by the coding sequence ATGCTCAAATTAGTAAAAAAAATTATCCTCTATTTATTTATCGGGCAATTATTTTATATCGTTGTACTGAAGTGGATTAACCCACCAATAACCCTTACACAAATAACCGAAATGGTCAATCAAAAAAAAATCAAGAGATCGTACGTCTCTTATGATAAAATGGGTAGGAATATAAAATTGGCAGTAATTGCATCCGAGGATCAGAAATTCCCTACGCATAACGGTTTTGATTTTGATGAAATTCAACGTGCATACGAAGATAATCAATCGGGTAAAAGATTTCGTGGTGGGTCGACAATTTCTCAACAAGTCGCTAAAAATGTCTTTTTGTGGCAAGGAAGAACTTGGGTGAGAAAAGGTCTAGAAGTGTATTTCACCTTCATGATCGAAAAGATTTGGGGTAAAGAACGCATCCTAGAAATGTATCTAAATACTTCTGAAATGGGGATTGGTGTCTTTGGTATTGAAGCTGCTGCAGATTATTATTATCAAAAATCGGCCATCGACCTTAGTAGAGAAGAGGCTGCAAGAATTGCGGCTGCTTTACCAAATCCGAGAAAATACAATGTGAATCCTCCTTCTGCTTTTATTAATAGAAGAGCTAATCAGATTATGCGACAAATGAGAAATATACAAGGTTCTGCTGGTCTTAATGAAATTTTGGATAAATGA